A window of the Synechococcus sp. JA-3-3Ab genome harbors these coding sequences:
- a CDS encoding DUF3007 family protein, whose translation MRRRDVLGIGLALLLGGGLLYGLLLWAGLDTGAAQQVSSVVFLLGCLGWTVGYLKRVLSREMTLKAQWATFERQQIQEKLHSLSPEEWQALQAELASETEEEAEGGLTEQGKC comes from the coding sequence ATGCGCAGACGGGATGTTCTCGGCATTGGCCTAGCCCTGCTCTTGGGGGGAGGACTTCTCTACGGGCTGCTGCTTTGGGCCGGCTTAGATACGGGCGCGGCGCAGCAGGTGTCGAGTGTGGTGTTTCTGCTGGGATGCCTGGGCTGGACGGTGGGCTACCTGAAGCGGGTGTTGAGCAGGGAAATGACTCTGAAGGCCCAGTGGGCCACTTTCGAGAGGCAGCAAATCCAAGAAAAACTTCACTCCCTCTCCCCGGAGGAGTGGCAGGCCTTGCAGGCCGAGCTGGCCTCCGAAACCGAAGAGGAAGCTGAGGGTGGTTTGACCGAGCAAGGCAAGTGCTGA
- the ndhL gene encoding NAD(P)H-quinone oxidoreductase subunit L yields the protein MLSTSTLIGLTYAALAVLYLLVLPFLFLVYVDKRWNYSGAWEKVLMFFLVLFFFPGMVLVAPFMTFRPKPRSL from the coding sequence ATGCTCTCTACCTCGACACTCATTGGCTTGACCTATGCTGCGCTAGCAGTTCTCTACCTGCTGGTGCTGCCGTTCTTGTTTTTGGTGTACGTGGACAAGCGCTGGAACTACAGCGGTGCCTGGGAAAAGGTGTTGATGTTTTTCCTAGTTTTGTTTTTCTTCCCCGGTATGGTGCTCGTGGCTCCCTTCATGACGTTTCGGCCCAAGCCGCGTTCGCTCTAG
- a CDS encoding NIL domain-containing protein, whose product MRKRVTLIFPRHLVNVPLTYRLAKDFDVAANIVRARVTPNEVGTLVVELSGDIDQVEAGLEWVQSLGIEVAERAKEIQIDPDLCVDCGLCTGVCPTEALKISAPDWKLEFLRNRCVMCEQCIPTCPVGAISTSL is encoded by the coding sequence GTGCGCAAACGAGTGACCCTGATTTTTCCTCGCCACTTGGTGAATGTGCCCCTCACCTATCGTCTGGCGAAAGACTTCGATGTAGCCGCCAACATCGTCCGTGCCAGAGTAACCCCTAACGAAGTGGGCACCCTGGTGGTGGAGCTCTCGGGAGATATCGACCAGGTGGAGGCGGGGCTGGAGTGGGTGCAGTCTTTGGGCATTGAGGTGGCCGAGCGGGCTAAAGAAATTCAGATCGACCCAGATTTGTGCGTGGATTGCGGCTTGTGTACGGGCGTTTGCCCCACCGAGGCACTGAAGATTTCCGCTCCCGACTGGAAACTGGAGTTTCTGCGTAATCGCTGTGTTATGTGCGAACAATGCATCCCCACCTGCCCTGTCGGGGCCATCAGCACGAGTTTATAG
- the tnpA gene encoding IS200/IS605 family transposase — MVVAGQDPVLVGDNHETVLAFSATSYNIGHRSVYSLQIHLVLVTKYRRRVITAPMLQRLEDIFRATCQKWRCSLVEFNGEADYVHLLVSFPPDVQVSKLVNNLKTVSSRLIRKEFATEVARFYSKPVFWTGAYFVASCGGVTVEELKKYVEQQATPRL, encoded by the coding sequence TTGGTCGTCGCTGGGCAGGATCCGGTACTCGTAGGTGATAATCATGAGACGGTTCTAGCATTTAGCGCAACGAGCTACAACATAGGCCATCGTTCTGTTTACAGCCTACAAATCCACTTGGTGCTGGTGACAAAGTACCGTCGTCGGGTGATAACTGCTCCAATGTTGCAGAGGCTGGAAGATATATTTCGAGCGACCTGCCAAAAGTGGCGCTGTTCCTTGGTGGAGTTCAACGGTGAGGCGGATTATGTGCATCTGTTGGTGAGTTTTCCGCCGGATGTTCAGGTCTCGAAGCTGGTGAACAACCTGAAAACAGTCTCCAGCCGGTTGATTCGCAAAGAGTTCGCCACAGAGGTGGCACGGTTCTACAGCAAGCCTGTATTTTGGACAGGGGCCTATTTTGTTGCCTCTTGTGGTGGGGTCACCGTTGAGGAGTTGAAGAAGTATGTCGAGCAGCAGGCAACGCCCAGATTGTGA